NNNNNNNNNNNNNNNNNNNNNNNNNNNNNNNNNNNNNNNNNNNNNNNNNNNNNNNNNNNNNNNNNNNNNNNNNNNNNNNNNNNNNNNNNNNNNNNNACTTACTATGGGAGGAAAACTCAGTTTTgaaataagtaatattttatgCCATCTGatagcttaattttattttttagtattaaaAGTACAAAATTGTCCAGAATAAAGACATGAAAACATATTGGAATCACAACAGCAAAACTATAGGAAATATTTTCAGAGTTTGGAAGTATAAACCGattatacaatataaaataatccATATTTCCAAAGTTAATCCATAAAAATATATCCCAGAagctttaaaaactaaattatgtATGGTCATTTATtaactaagaaaatatataattatagttttaaagcaatggaatttaaagttttcattattaaGAAGAAAAAGTCTAAAATGTGTATTCTCAGAAAATCATACATAAAACTACATAGACAAAAAGCAAAAGTGGGTTTATATTTGtgatttaatattttccacaGATGAATCATGGAGAGCTAGAGTCCATAGACAATGTTTCCACAGTGATACAATTTGTGCTCATAGGATTTTCTGACCTGCCCAACCTCCAATGGTTTCTATTTGCAGTGTTTTCTGTAGTTTATATTATTATTCTGATTGGAAATTTCCTCATAATCATAATAATCAGTATGGACCAAGCATTACAAAAaccaatgtatttttttctggcaAATTTTTCCTCTCTGGAAATCTGTTATGTATCAGTAACTGTCCCAAGGATTCTGTTCAACATTGGGACACAGAACCGAAACATATCATTGTTGTCCTGTGCGACACAAATGtccttcttccttgtttttgGAACTACTGAAAGTATACTACTAGCTGTGAtgtcctatgaccgctatgtggccatctgccatCCTCTGCTCTATCCTCTGGTCATGACCCCATCAAAATGCACACAGCTGGCAGCAGTCTCCTGGCTTGGAGGCATGCCAGTCCAGATAGGACAAACCTGTCAGATATTCTCTATGAGTTTTTGTAATTCTTACAAAATCAaccacttcttctgtgacatACCACCAATTCTCAAGCTGGCTTGTGGGGACACTTCAGTGCATGAACTGTCTGTTTATGTGGTCGTTATGGTGGTGGCTGCGTTCCCTTTTATACTGGTGCTTGCATCCTACAGCAAAATCATTGCCACCATCTTGAGGTTGCCAACAGCCAAAGGTCGGGCAAAAACCTTCTCTACATGTTCTTCCCACCTGCTGGTGGTACTGTTGTTTTATGGATCTGCTACAGTTACCTATTTCAGACCAAAGTCCATGCATTCCCCTGGAACTGACAAACTGCTGTCTCTGTTCTACACTGTTGTGACTCCCATGTTTAATCCACTGATAtacagcctgaggaacaaagAGGTGATTTCGGCTCTGaggaaattactttttaaaacatattcctaATCAATTCTGTCCTTTCAAAGTGCAGATTGTAATGCAGTTTTTTAGAGAAATAGCTTCACTCTGTCCATGCTTACTTTGAGAATATTCACTCCTTGCTTATGTATATTTTGTGTCAGATACTATGAAATTTTgcattatttgtgtatgtgaat
The DNA window shown above is from Mus pahari chromosome 3, PAHARI_EIJ_v1.1, whole genome shotgun sequence and carries:
- the LOC110317947 gene encoding olfactory receptor 10AG1-like — its product is MNHGELESIDNVSTVIQFVLIGFSDLPNLQWFLFAVFSVVYIIILIGNFLIIIIISMDQALQKPMYFFLANFSSLEICYVSVTVPRILFNIGTQNRNISLLSCATQMSFFLVFGTTESILLAVMSYDRYVAICHPLLYPLVMTPSKCTQLAAVSWLGGMPVQIGQTCQIFSMSFCNSYKINHFFCDIPPILKLACGDTSVHELSVYVVVMVVAAFPFILVLASYSKIIATILRLPTAKGRAKTFSTCSSHLLVVLLFYGSATVTYFRPKSMHSPGTDKLLSLFYTVVTPMFNPLIYSLRNKEVISALRKLLFKTYS